One window from the genome of Myxococcaceae bacterium encodes:
- a CDS encoding DUF1566 domain-containing protein, with the protein MAAKIGYVALLPNGTIPSPLPSTPVPIPTSTSVPTSPTTGLLAAWNQASGIYADGTNQTARYNISNGVVIDTLSSIQWEQAESANTMSWSSVSDYCASQTTGGFSDWRAPNIGELQTLVDFTVGYPNVPINATAFPNTSYINFWSSTQVSGSSAYNWVVLLSRYGGTQSDSNTTLDLVRCVRSSYPVPFPTRYTLTSGVVTDTVTGLIWQQHAPTIPYSQPGANTYCNSLSLGDFTFGWRLPTIKELSSLVDFNVSPPGLMMDPAAFAGEPLSWYWSSTPQAGFSGMTWFVDFSGDAELSVVIGYTNNRYSVRCVHDPAT; encoded by the coding sequence TTGGCCGCTAAAATCGGGTATGTAGCGTTGTTGCCGAATGGTACGATACCGTCACCTTTGCCGAGTACTCCAGTACCCATACCTACTTCGACTTCTGTCCCGACCTCACCTACAACAGGATTGCTTGCTGCTTGGAATCAAGCCAGTGGAATCTATGCAGATGGGACAAATCAAACTGCTCGCTATAATATATCCAATGGAGTGGTAATAGACACCCTAAGCTCCATACAGTGGGAGCAAGCAGAAAGTGCAAACACAATGAGCTGGTCTTCTGTATCTGATTATTGTGCTTCTCAAACGACTGGTGGCTTTAGTGATTGGCGTGCTCCCAATATTGGGGAACTTCAAACTTTGGTAGACTTCACAGTTGGTTATCCAAATGTACCTATCAATGCAACAGCTTTTCCAAATACATCTTATATTAACTTTTGGTCGTCTACTCAGGTCTCTGGAAGTTCAGCATACAATTGGGTTGTTCTATTAAGTAGATATGGTGGTACTCAGTCGGATTCCAATACCACGCTTGATCTAGTTCGTTGTGTGCGATCGAGTTATCCTGTTCCGTTTCCAACACGTTATACACTTACATCGGGTGTTGTGACGGATACTGTGACAGGTTTAATTTGGCAGCAGCATGCGCCGACAATTCCATACTCACAACCTGGGGCTAATACCTATTGCAATAGTCTCAGCTTGGGGGATTTTACTTTTGGTTGGCGTCTGCCAACGATCAAGGAGCTTTCCTCTTTAGTTGATTTCAATGTATCTCCCCCCGGTCTTATGATGGATCCCGCTGCTTTTGCAGGGGAACCACTAAGTTGGTACTGGTCATCGACTCCGCAGGCAGGTTTTTCCGGTATGACCTGGTTTGTAGATTTCTCTGGTGATGCTGAACTATCGGTGGTGATTGGCTATACCAACAATCGTTACTCTGTTCGCTGTGTCCATGATCCTGCTACCTGA